GTATCAGAAAGGTACTCTTGGGTACTGGTACTGAATTACAGGTATTGGACCCAGTACCAGTAGCCTAGTGGTTTAAATGTGACAAGTGCCCAACCAAAGGTGTGTGCATGCATCATGACATGTACTGTCAACAAAGCAGGCATTTAAGGACACTGTAGGCCTGTTTGTTCAATGAGAATAATAAGATAGGCTACCTCTAAAGGGGCGCTGCCGTATATTAAAGACAAACAACACGTGTGCAAATGTGACCAATAGGTGTCCTTTGATAGGAAAAAAACCCACCTTCCTTAGAGCAAAAATGAATTATGCAAGTGTAACATGAGGATATAACCTTATGTGCCCTTTCAGACCCAAAAAATGCCCCCCTTTGTTGTTTGATGCACCCTGTGGTTGGGAAATAGTCCACAGTCCTTCATGATGAAAGCAGATCAAACAACCTGTCACACaaataaaagcaggtcagacaTCCTGAAACTGAGGCGTCCAGGGCAAGAAGCTGACACGGCCACAAGGTAAGAACTCTATACAGCTTAAACGTGAGAGATTATCAAATTCATTTTCAAGTTGGGTCATTTGCTGTTTGCATCTGATCTTTTATATTCTGCTGATTTGTTTAAATTTACTGTCAGAATATTAATAGCCAGTTAAATGAAGTGATATTTATTGGTTAATGGGGACAAACTGACATCCTTTTACAAAGAGAGAACTCTATACAGCTTAAACGTGAGAGATTATCAAATTCATTTTCAAGTTGGGTCATTTGCTGTTTGCATCTGATCTTTTATATTCTGCTGATTTGTTTAAATTTACTGTCAGAATATTAATAGCCAGTTAAATGAAGTGATATTTATTGGTTAATGGGGACAAACTGACATCCTTTTACAAAGAGAGAACCTCCAAATGATGCCAGTTGGTAATGAATGCAGGCATTGTTGAGCTGAAGTGATTGTATGACCATAAACTGCAAAAACAACTTACATTTTCCATTGACACTGAAATATTGGCTTTTTGAAATCTCAGATGAAGAGCCTTTTACTTTTGATGGTGATGGTTGCAACATGTTGTGCAACACCTGAAGGTACGTCAGTCTTTCTTAATCAACAAAGCTGTGTTTACAGACAATGATCAGTATTTTTGCTCTTAAAGTCCTCCTCTTAAAGATTCTCTGGTTTGATTTTTCCACCTGTGCAGATCTGTCAGGCAAAGTGTTTGTCTTCCCCAAGGAGGGTACAACAGATTATGTGAAGCTCCTGACATCTAAAACTGAATTCACTTCTCTGACTACCTGTCTCAGGTAACTGGTGGTGCAACCAGAAAGCTTCTTTATTCATGGTAATGTTTGAAGAGTTGTTTGCCCCAGTTTCTCACAGCTGGCACATCTGCTCAGATTCCAAACAGATATCACCAGGAACTACGGGCTCTTCTCTATGGCTACTCCCTCGCACAACAATGCCTTCTTGATCTTCAAGCTTAATTCAGTTGACCACATCAGGATAGAAGTTGAGGACGCTAAATCTGACTTCCTTTCGCTGTCATTTCCTCCAAACACCTGGCACTCTATGTGTGCCACCTGGCACTCTGACAATGGATTGGCTCAGCTGTGGGTGGACGGCAAGGCAACCATCAAGAGATTCATCAAAACTGGGACCATCACTGGAGCACCCATCACCATCCTGGGCCAAGAGCAGGACTCCTATGGCAAAGGTTTCGATGCATCTCAATCTTTCATTGGTATGATGACTGACGTCCACATGTGGGACTCTGTCCTCTCCACCTCTGAGATCAAACACTATATGGATCATGTGCACTTCCCTCCAGGCAATGTGTTCAACTGGAGAGCCCTGGAGTACACTATCACAGGGCAGGTTTTGGTGGAGGAACAGTCGGAAGTTATGTAACAGGATGTTAAGCAGTGACTTATGTTCCTTGGAGATGATTAGGAGataattaaatgattaaaatctCTTCAGACGCTTAAAAGATTGTAATACTTTTTGTTTAACATATATTATTATCCACAAATACCTAGAGAGTTTAGTTGAGTTTATTTGATTAATAAGAGGACAGTGTGCAATGACATGAAACATTaataagaaatgaaaacatggttgcaccagatttagcaaAACACTAATTTCCATCTGCAGTCCTACACATAACAAGTAGTGTGACATGAATTTCTGCACACTTGAGATAAAACAATAATTTGATGACCTCCTTGCAGTAACCCTGACGACGCTCTAGAGGTCGCCGACCCCCACTGAAGACCCAGGAATTAGAAAAACCCTGTTTGTGTCCACGTTTTGTCAATTTTTAACAAGGTAGGAACTATGGACAACACTGTCCCAACCGCCCCTGGATAATTGTCCTAATGCAGGGAGAGCATGCTTTCGACTCCTGTGCTAGCTGCCAACAAAAATTGagacagctaacattagcatgaaCTGACAGGCCAGAAAATAAGCTTTCCaacaaaatgtgaataaaatgtgAGGAATAGTCAGAATGTGTCCACTCTGAGGTTGAAAGTGAAGAGAGCGCAGCTGAGTATGAGCATGGTGAATGACGTGGGCATAGTTGCGTTCTGACTTGTTTAAAAAGCATTATGCCCCCACCGACCCCGCTCTCCCCTAACAGATAGTTGTctaatacacatacacaaaaggGCCAAAACCAAGATTTAGAAAATATGTTTAATCCTTTAAAATCAGACATGAAAACATCACCACCACATAACTGAAACATGGCAGGAGGGACAGGCAGCACATATTGCATGAGAAGGCATTTCCGTGACTCCTATGTACATATACACATTTTATACACAGTAAAAATATAGTAATCGAAGCATCGTAGGACAACCAGCAACGTTGGCTCGTGAGCCGTGTGAAACATTCATGTAGAAAAAGCGTGGGAGATTAACAACCCAGAATAATCATGGAGCGAATATATCCGTCATATCACAATCTaaacatgaaatataaaaagtGAAATTGTCAAATAGTCCCCCTTCATAGGCAACACACACTATAAAGTTTCAGACATCCTTCTGTCAGTATACAGTATACGTACAATCATCTAAAAAGTACATAATACAACTTTTATCAACTCAGCCTGCAGCAATCAACCATATCAATAAATATTCTTCTTAGAGCTGAAAGGTGGCAGATTGTGGTTCATATTGCATTACTTCAAATATACTGTAGTGTCTACGCTGAGTGCACCGCCCTTTAAGCACCGTTGGATGATGTTTCTCTTGTGCCATGGTGTAGTACATAACAACTGCAACAGAAGTGATCTGCATCTGCAATTACACAGTACCACCcatcaaaaaagaaagaaaaaaaaaaaagttacatcaTCAAAATCCAGGTGTCACAAAATATAATCTGGATTTTTCTAATGAGACAGAATTTATCTATAGGAGTGTTTTCTTTGGTGGCTGTTTGACTTCTGATCCAACTAAATACAACTTTAAACTGATCTGTCGGAAATCATTTCAGCATAATACCAGAAACAATTCAAGTACATCATCCCACCTACACAAGGGTCGTATGTAATGGGCTCTGAGGGCTACCACATTTGTAGTAAATTTAACTTGAATTTCACAGGAATGTGGAGTTCAATCTTGAAATGTCTCAGGCCACAAAGTAAACCGATTCTTccataaagaaacaaacattttatgtcAGATACAGCTTATCAGACGTGAAATGATttagcaaacaaaacaaaacatccagTTTAACAATAGATCCTTAGAAACACAGGTCGACCCAGTGTTATTACCATGTACAACATTATCAGTCCATGCAGGTATCGAGGAGTGCctcatttctttttcatgtaCTGGATCCTGAAGAATCGCAGGAACTCTCCACTCCTTTCTTTGGTGCCGCGACTTTCTTATACTACAAAAGACTCAGTCCTAAATCCTCGACTGTGCATTGATGGACATGAGTTGTTTTCCTTCCTTTCTATGTTCAAAACTCGCATTTCCccttctcccctctctgctgcATAGACCAAATGTGCCTACAAAACATAGACAGCACttcctcaaatgagatgatgTCTAAGAGCCCAGACACAGTAACAGACATCAAAGAAGTAGAGGCGacgaaggccgactgttgcgtcgcctcaTATCGCCTGTGTCACAGCCAAAAAGATACACTGAACGCACCGCAAAAATGAtagccaatggccaactaggACGTACTTTCAGTGCctacatgagaggaaataacttcATACCACCATACTagcaaaaactagggtgacaggcgctcaccaacagcccaacattgaccaatgTGTTTGTGGTGTCCTGCTCACTGGCACTCGTCAacagttgtcatttttttcctggccaattcagcatgttgaattggcggcGGAGCCTGTCCATGAATGAACAGGCCAtgaataaaatcactctgattggcagttcagctcagtgctcaaaggagaaatggaagtgaggaaagtaaacaaatggtAAAA
This DNA window, taken from Epinephelus moara isolate mb chromosome 6, YSFRI_EMoa_1.0, whole genome shotgun sequence, encodes the following:
- the LOC126391149 gene encoding serum amyloid P-component-like, with product MKSLLLLMVMVATCCATPEDLSGKVFVFPKEGTTDYVKLLTSKTEFTSLTTCLRFQTDITRNYGLFSMATPSHNNAFLIFKLNSVDHIRIEVEDAKSDFLSLSFPPNTWHSMCATWHSDNGLAQLWVDGKATIKRFIKTGTITGAPITILGQEQDSYGKGFDASQSFIGMMTDVHMWDSVLSTSEIKHYMDHVHFPPGNVFNWRALEYTITGQVLVEEQSEVM